A genome region from Geodermatophilus bullaregiensis includes the following:
- a CDS encoding HNH endonuclease, which produces MHHLVHWLDGGETNLQNSALLCERHYSKVHHGFRVERRPDGRWRTWRPDGTQILVGAGLQPAA; this is translated from the coding sequence GTGCACCACCTCGTCCACTGGCTCGACGGCGGCGAGACCAACCTGCAGAACTCCGCGCTGCTGTGCGAGCGGCACTACAGCAAGGTCCACCACGGCTTCCGCGTCGAACGACGACCCGACGGGCGATGGCGCACCTGGCGACCCGACGGCACCCAGATCCTCGTCGGCGCCGGCCTGCAACCGGCCGCTTGA
- a CDS encoding acyl-CoA dehydrogenase family protein translates to MGATHEVTNQVPPLTGYDPIAGDTALAEACVRHANEATLASLAGLGALAGSEQAREWGRLADENRPVLRTHDRYGHRVDEVEFHPAWHELMTAAFTHGLAGAPWAAADAGDPHAHVRRAVGYLGWTQVEAGHGCPVTMTYAAVPALRAAPELAARYEPGLTATAYASGLTDPAAKPGLVAGMGMTEKQGGSDVRTNTTRAVARADGTHALTGHKWFTSAPMSDLFLVLAQLDEGLSCFLVPRVLPDGTRNVFRLQRLKDKLGDRANASGEVEFDGTTGWLVGEPGRGVPTIIEMVNATRLDCVVGSAATVRAALTQAIHHARHRRAFGAPLADQPLMQNVLADLAVESEAATALAVRLAAAVDAGETAFLRPAGAAAKFLVCKRTPAVVGEAMEVLGGNGYVEESGLPRLYRQAPLNSIWEGSGNVIALDVLRALGRSSESLAAVTAEIELARGADARLDEAVKRLAAELGDPDALPVRARRVAGLLALCLQGSLLVRHGPPEVADAFCATRLGGDWGTVLGTLPAGVPAARIVGRSTVSAD, encoded by the coding sequence GTGGGTGCGACGCACGAGGTCACCAACCAGGTCCCGCCGCTGACCGGCTACGACCCGATCGCGGGGGACACCGCCCTGGCGGAGGCGTGCGTGCGGCACGCGAACGAGGCCACGCTCGCCTCGCTGGCCGGCCTCGGGGCGCTGGCCGGTAGCGAGCAGGCGCGGGAGTGGGGCCGGCTGGCCGACGAGAACCGCCCGGTGCTGCGCACGCACGACCGCTACGGCCACCGGGTCGACGAGGTCGAGTTCCACCCCGCCTGGCACGAGCTGATGACCGCCGCCTTCACGCACGGCCTGGCCGGCGCACCTTGGGCGGCCGCGGACGCCGGTGACCCGCACGCCCACGTCCGCCGTGCCGTCGGCTACCTCGGCTGGACGCAGGTCGAGGCCGGTCACGGCTGCCCGGTGACCATGACCTACGCCGCCGTCCCGGCCCTGCGGGCCGCTCCGGAACTGGCCGCCCGCTACGAGCCCGGGCTCACCGCGACCGCCTACGCGTCCGGCCTCACCGACCCGGCCGCCAAGCCCGGCCTCGTCGCCGGCATGGGCATGACTGAGAAGCAGGGCGGCTCCGACGTCCGCACCAACACCACCCGCGCCGTCGCACGCGCCGACGGCACCCACGCGCTCACCGGCCACAAGTGGTTCACCAGCGCCCCCATGAGCGACCTGTTCCTCGTCCTGGCGCAGCTCGACGAGGGCCTGTCCTGCTTCCTCGTCCCGAGGGTCCTGCCCGACGGCACCCGCAACGTCTTCCGGCTGCAGCGCCTCAAGGACAAGCTCGGCGACCGCGCCAACGCCTCCGGCGAGGTCGAGTTCGACGGCACCACCGGCTGGCTCGTCGGCGAGCCCGGCCGCGGCGTGCCGACGATCATCGAGATGGTCAACGCCACCCGGCTCGACTGCGTCGTCGGCTCGGCGGCCACCGTCCGCGCCGCGCTCACCCAGGCGATCCACCACGCCCGCCACCGCCGGGCCTTCGGCGCCCCGCTCGCCGACCAGCCCCTCATGCAGAACGTCCTCGCCGACCTCGCCGTCGAGAGCGAGGCGGCCACCGCGCTGGCCGTCCGGCTGGCCGCCGCGGTCGACGCCGGCGAGACGGCGTTCCTCCGGCCGGCCGGTGCCGCGGCCAAGTTCCTCGTCTGCAAGCGGACGCCGGCCGTCGTCGGCGAGGCCATGGAGGTGCTCGGCGGCAACGGCTACGTCGAGGAGTCCGGCCTGCCCCGTCTCTACCGGCAGGCGCCGCTCAACAGCATCTGGGAGGGCTCCGGCAACGTCATCGCCCTCGACGTCCTGCGGGCCCTCGGCCGCTCGAGCGAGTCCTTGGCCGCCGTCACGGCCGAGATCGAGCTGGCTCGTGGCGCGGACGCCCGTCTCGACGAGGCCGTGAAGCGCCTCGCCGCCGAGCTCGGCGACCCCGACGCGCTGCCGGTGCGCGCCCGCCGCGTGGCCGGCCTGCTCGCCCTGTGCCTGCAGGGCTCCCTCCTGGTGCGTCACGGTCCGCCCGAGGTGGCCGACGCCTTCTGCGCCACCCGTCTCGGCGGCGACTGGGGCACGGTCCTGGGCACCCTCCCGGCCGGCGTCCCCGCCGCCCGCATCGTCGGGCGCTCCACCGTCTCGGCTGACTGA
- a CDS encoding putative bifunctional diguanylate cyclase/phosphodiesterase, which translates to MHRSDQAALPAPPDLLTGVPDAVCRLDADWRFTWVNTALAMLLQRPPERLVGRPVRDCFPDVLGSALQRHVHAVLADGRPRAFEYLYEPHDRWFEVRASADAHGGVVVFLRDVDSRHRAQAAQARELRQTAAVLDALPSPTVLLDEDGRIRTANRVWSGNADLVRRSGWEPAQVGDDYLARVAQGLARDDAVRIADGLHQLRTEPSGGPPRTFAHDYAHDLAGQTTWWRLQAARVEDTGQLVVIHTDITERALVEQRLAWQATHDDLTGLPNRVRLLELIGEALADEDTRTALLFLDLDGFKTVNDSLGHAVGDELLRQVGARLTTQIRPGDAVGRLGGDQFVVLARSCDTPEAASLAFRLQRSFGRPFTAGGLSVPVSASVGVAVAQPGLRHAHQLLSDADAAGYAAKAAGRDRVHLFSPGLRDAARWRMDVATRLRDGALDQFVVHYQPVVRLDTGAIEGVEALLRWQHPERGLLAPDAFLSVAEETGQLIPITRWLLRETTRQAAEWATKGLSLRMAVNISARHFSAETLVRDVRTALRESGLAPEQLMLELTETTVAEDPTRAEDQLAVLQGFGVRVAIDDFGTGWSSLAQLMALPIGTLKIDRSLITAAERLATSGTGAVLGAIVELAHSLGIRSVAEGVETAEHLRMVREAGCDLAQGYLLARPMASGDVTRWADRVRAGGGDSCALALAGELR; encoded by the coding sequence GTGCACCGATCCGACCAGGCCGCCCTGCCGGCGCCGCCGGACCTGCTGACCGGGGTCCCCGACGCGGTCTGCCGCCTCGACGCCGACTGGCGCTTCACCTGGGTGAACACCGCTCTCGCCATGCTCCTCCAGCGGCCACCGGAGCGTCTGGTCGGCCGCCCGGTGCGCGACTGCTTCCCCGACGTCCTCGGCTCCGCACTGCAGAGACACGTGCACGCCGTCCTCGCCGACGGCCGGCCGCGCGCGTTCGAGTACCTCTACGAGCCGCACGACCGGTGGTTCGAGGTCCGCGCCTCCGCCGACGCGCACGGCGGCGTGGTGGTCTTCCTCCGCGACGTCGACTCCCGGCACCGCGCGCAGGCCGCGCAGGCGCGGGAGCTCAGGCAGACCGCCGCCGTCCTGGACGCCCTGCCCTCACCGACCGTGCTGCTCGACGAGGACGGGCGCATCCGCACCGCCAACCGCGTGTGGTCGGGCAACGCCGACCTCGTGCGGCGGAGCGGCTGGGAACCGGCGCAGGTGGGCGACGACTACCTGGCACGCGTCGCGCAGGGGCTGGCCCGCGACGACGCCGTGCGGATCGCCGACGGCCTGCACCAGCTGCGCACCGAGCCCTCCGGTGGGCCGCCGCGCACCTTCGCCCACGACTACGCCCACGACCTCGCCGGACAGACCACGTGGTGGCGGCTGCAGGCCGCGCGCGTGGAGGACACCGGGCAGCTCGTCGTCATCCACACCGACATCACCGAACGGGCCCTCGTCGAGCAGCGGCTGGCGTGGCAGGCCACCCACGACGACCTCACCGGCCTGCCCAACCGGGTGCGCCTGCTGGAACTCATCGGCGAGGCGCTGGCCGACGAGGACACCCGGACCGCGCTGCTCTTCCTCGACCTCGACGGCTTCAAGACCGTCAACGACTCGCTCGGGCACGCCGTCGGCGACGAGCTGCTGCGCCAGGTGGGCGCCCGCCTGACCACCCAGATCCGGCCCGGGGACGCCGTCGGCCGGCTCGGCGGTGACCAGTTCGTCGTCCTCGCCCGGTCCTGCGACACCCCGGAGGCGGCGTCGCTGGCCTTCCGGCTGCAGCGCTCCTTCGGCCGGCCGTTCACCGCCGGCGGCCTGTCGGTGCCGGTCTCGGCGAGCGTCGGCGTCGCCGTCGCCCAGCCGGGCCTGCGGCACGCCCACCAGCTGCTCAGCGACGCCGACGCCGCCGGGTACGCGGCCAAGGCGGCCGGCCGCGACCGGGTGCACCTCTTCTCGCCCGGCCTGCGCGACGCCGCGCGCTGGCGGATGGACGTCGCCACGCGCCTGCGGGACGGAGCCCTGGACCAGTTCGTCGTCCACTACCAGCCGGTGGTGCGGCTGGACACCGGCGCGATCGAGGGCGTGGAGGCCCTGCTGCGCTGGCAGCACCCCGAGCGGGGCCTGCTCGCGCCCGACGCGTTCCTCTCCGTGGCCGAGGAGACCGGCCAGCTCATCCCGATCACCCGCTGGCTGCTGCGCGAGACCACCCGCCAGGCCGCGGAGTGGGCCACGAAGGGACTGTCCCTGCGGATGGCGGTCAACATCAGCGCCCGCCACTTCTCCGCCGAGACGCTGGTGCGCGACGTCCGCACGGCGCTGCGCGAGTCGGGCCTGGCCCCGGAGCAGCTCATGCTCGAGCTCACCGAGACCACCGTGGCCGAGGACCCGACCCGCGCGGAGGACCAGCTCGCCGTGCTCCAGGGGTTCGGCGTCCGGGTGGCCATCGACGACTTCGGCACCGGGTGGTCCTCGCTGGCCCAGCTCATGGCGCTGCCGATCGGGACGCTGAAGATCGACCGCTCGCTGATCACCGCGGCCGAGCGGCTGGCCACCTCGGGCACCGGCGCGGTGCTCGGTGCCATCGTCGAGCTCGCGCACAGCCTGGGCATCCGGTCGGTCGCCGAGGGCGTGGAGACCGCCGAGCACCTGCGGATGGTCCGCGAGGCCGGCTGCGACCTCGCCCAGGGCTACCTGCTGGCCCGCCCGATGGCGTCGGGCGACGTCACCCGCTGGGCCGACCGGGTGCGGGCCGGCGGCGGGGACTCCTGCGCGCTCGCCCTGGCGGGCGAGCTGCGCTGA
- a CDS encoding NYN domain-containing protein: MTESGGTAVLESPDDELGRGRPALDLLIWDAPNIDMTLSTVIGARPTAASRPRFDAIAAWFVDGAGDPGAPDAPEVEACVFANIPPVVGSLQRWVEALRGFGFAVFARPKSQPDDDIDQAMLDHIEVRAHSHRLRRLVVFSGDGRNFAEPLEELARSGTQVVVVAFSEVAGYAISSDLLEFIDIEDVPGAFAAPLDRVRLDALPPEGAWLRPTRSLRDFVTSWTARRNA, encoded by the coding sequence GTGACCGAGAGCGGTGGTACGGCAGTCCTGGAGTCCCCCGACGACGAGCTCGGGCGCGGCCGGCCGGCGCTGGACCTGCTCATCTGGGACGCGCCCAACATCGACATGACCCTGTCGACGGTCATCGGCGCCCGCCCCACCGCCGCCTCCCGCCCCCGCTTCGACGCGATCGCCGCCTGGTTCGTCGACGGCGCCGGTGACCCCGGGGCACCGGACGCGCCCGAGGTCGAGGCGTGCGTGTTCGCCAACATCCCGCCCGTCGTGGGCTCGCTGCAGCGCTGGGTGGAGGCGCTGCGCGGCTTCGGGTTCGCCGTCTTCGCGCGGCCGAAGTCCCAGCCCGACGACGACATCGACCAGGCGATGCTCGACCACATCGAGGTGCGCGCGCACAGCCACCGGCTGCGGCGGCTGGTCGTCTTCTCCGGGGACGGCCGCAACTTCGCCGAGCCGCTGGAGGAGCTGGCGCGGTCGGGCACCCAGGTCGTCGTGGTGGCGTTCAGCGAGGTCGCCGGCTACGCGATCAGCTCGGACCTGCTGGAGTTCATCGACATCGAGGACGTGCCGGGGGCCTTCGCCGCGCCGCTGGACCGCGTGCGCCTCGACGCGCTGCCGCCCGAGGGCGCGTGGCTGCGGCCCACCCGGAGCCTGCGCGACTTCGTCACGTCCTGGACCGCCCGCCGCAACGCCTGA
- a CDS encoding GGDEF domain-containing protein, which produces MAADDPEVVAELTRRARSSGIVLAVTAMLVLPAWAPLDLYLEPDLAGTFITLRLLGVLPMALALWLLVRRPLGRRRPELVTTVLVLGVVQAAVLWMLPQVEHPTAYALGLAPALFGIGGVLAGRAQWTLGLSVFTWAGLVAAALVAGDDLPGDELVTVAAHLATATAIAVVTHGVRQKLSLREVRGTVSLHREQERTRRLLARLERLSEEDPLTGLANRRRWDAELDAACAAARRSGQPVAVVLVDLDRFKQVNDRHGHAGGDAALRAVADLLRAAVRSGDVVARLGGDELAVLLPGGPEERAVELAERVRLATLALELPGFDPGELTVSLGVAAAAGEDAAPAVLTVRADSCLYAAKGTRNAVGTAARLPAPA; this is translated from the coding sequence GTGGCCGCCGACGACCCCGAGGTGGTCGCCGAGCTGACCCGCCGCGCCCGCTCGTCGGGGATCGTGCTCGCGGTGACGGCGATGCTCGTGCTGCCGGCCTGGGCGCCCCTCGACCTCTACCTCGAGCCCGACCTCGCCGGGACCTTCATCACCCTCCGGCTGCTCGGCGTCCTGCCCATGGCCCTGGCCCTCTGGCTCCTCGTGCGGCGGCCGCTGGGCCGGCGCCGGCCGGAGCTCGTCACGACGGTCCTGGTGCTCGGCGTCGTCCAGGCCGCCGTGCTGTGGATGCTGCCGCAGGTCGAGCACCCGACCGCCTACGCGCTCGGACTCGCCCCCGCCCTCTTCGGCATCGGCGGCGTGCTCGCCGGCCGGGCCCAGTGGACCCTGGGGCTGAGTGTGTTCACCTGGGCGGGGCTGGTCGCCGCCGCGCTCGTCGCCGGCGACGACCTGCCCGGTGACGAGCTGGTCACCGTCGCCGCGCACCTGGCCACCGCCACCGCGATCGCCGTCGTCACCCACGGCGTCCGCCAGAAGCTGTCGTTGCGCGAGGTCCGCGGCACCGTGAGCCTGCACCGCGAGCAGGAGCGCACGCGCCGGCTGCTGGCCCGCCTCGAGCGCCTCTCGGAGGAGGACCCGCTCACCGGCCTGGCCAACCGCCGCCGCTGGGACGCCGAGCTCGACGCCGCCTGCGCCGCCGCACGCCGGTCGGGGCAGCCGGTCGCCGTCGTCCTGGTCGACCTCGACCGGTTCAAGCAGGTCAACGACCGCCACGGCCACGCCGGCGGCGACGCCGCCCTGCGCGCGGTGGCCGACCTGCTGCGCGCCGCGGTCCGCAGCGGGGACGTCGTCGCGCGGCTGGGCGGTGACGAGCTCGCCGTCCTGCTGCCCGGCGGCCCCGAGGAGCGCGCCGTCGAACTCGCCGAGCGGGTCCGGCTGGCCACCCTCGCCCTCGAGCTGCCCGGCTTCGACCCGGGCGAGCTGACCGTCTCCCTCGGGGTCGCGGCGGCCGCCGGTGAGGACGCCGCACCCGCCGTCCTCACCGTCCGCGCCGACAGCTGCCTCTACGCCGCCAAGGGGACCCGCAACGCCGTCGGCACCGCCGCCCGCCTCCCCGCCCCGGCCTGA
- a CDS encoding ATP-binding protein: protein MGQETWPHAPVPSVAGDVWHWQLEAMHVVSRVRSDLRARIAHPSVSSSSTDDARDGLLLVFEELASNALRHGGGDVRALVVASPAGWLLDLSDEAPERPPVPAVDRDPSLGGMGLHLVAQLSVDYGWERRPGRKHVWSRLPSGLEPIEGFSDQVPAPRAPEAPRD, encoded by the coding sequence ATGGGCCAGGAGACGTGGCCGCACGCCCCCGTGCCGTCGGTGGCCGGCGACGTCTGGCACTGGCAGCTGGAGGCCATGCACGTCGTCTCCCGGGTGCGCTCGGACCTGCGCGCCCGGATCGCCCACCCCTCGGTGAGCTCGTCGTCGACCGACGACGCCCGCGACGGGCTGCTGCTGGTGTTCGAGGAGCTCGCGTCCAACGCGCTGCGGCACGGCGGCGGCGACGTCCGGGCACTCGTGGTGGCCAGCCCGGCCGGCTGGCTGCTCGACCTCAGCGACGAGGCACCCGAGCGGCCGCCGGTGCCCGCCGTCGACCGGGACCCCTCCCTCGGCGGCATGGGCCTGCACCTGGTGGCGCAGCTGTCGGTCGACTACGGCTGGGAGCGCCGGCCGGGCCGCAAGCACGTGTGGTCGCGGCTGCCCTCGGGGCTGGAGCCGATCGAGGGCTTCAGCGACCAGGTGCCTGCCCCGCGCGCACCCGAGGCGCCCCGGGACTGA
- a CDS encoding GAF and ANTAR domain-containing protein — protein sequence MEALWRALSRLQLADRELGDVLDEVTRLANEHVPGAESTSITLVRGDVAVTAAHVGEMSLAADELQYERGYGPCLDAGRAGVQLRVDEMRTETRWPDYAARVLDVGVLSSLSTPLPYQGSSIGALNIYSTRPAAFASEGSAEAAREVAEAVGVAVANADAHAKLGEHARNMQLAMESRAVIEQAKGVLMAQRRVDADAAFDLLRDASQRYNRKLRDIAAGIVSSTHQPR from the coding sequence GTGGAAGCCCTCTGGCGTGCGCTGAGCCGGCTGCAGCTGGCCGACCGGGAGCTGGGGGACGTCCTGGACGAGGTCACCCGGCTGGCCAACGAGCACGTGCCCGGCGCGGAGTCGACGTCGATCACCCTGGTGCGCGGCGACGTCGCGGTCACCGCGGCGCACGTCGGCGAGATGTCCCTGGCCGCCGACGAGCTGCAGTACGAGCGCGGCTACGGGCCCTGCCTCGACGCCGGCCGGGCCGGTGTGCAGCTGCGCGTGGACGAGATGCGCACCGAGACGCGCTGGCCCGACTACGCCGCCCGGGTCCTCGACGTCGGCGTCCTGAGCTCGCTGTCGACCCCGCTGCCCTACCAGGGCAGCTCGATCGGGGCGCTCAACATCTACTCCACCCGTCCGGCCGCCTTCGCCTCCGAGGGGTCGGCCGAGGCGGCCCGCGAGGTCGCCGAGGCGGTCGGGGTCGCCGTCGCCAACGCCGACGCGCACGCCAAGCTCGGCGAGCACGCCCGCAACATGCAGCTGGCGATGGAGTCGCGGGCGGTCATCGAGCAGGCCAAGGGCGTGCTGATGGCCCAGCGGCGGGTCGACGCCGACGCCGCCTTCGACCTCCTGCGCGACGCCTCGCAGCGCTACAACCGCAAGCTGCGCGACATCGCCGCCGGCATCGTCTCCTCGACCCACCAGCCGCGCTAG
- a CDS encoding nucleoside hydrolase, with the protein MAPSPPRPLVIDTDPGIDDALAILLALASPEVDLRLVTTVHGNVELPQTTENALRVLHLAGRCDVPVAAGAAESLVYPQPERAGHVHGTAGLGGVQLPPSPAGVDPRPAVVVLAELLLASETPVTVAAIGPWTNVALLLATYPEAAERIDRLVLMGGSAGRGGNVTAAAEFNVWADPEAAARVLGSTVPTVLVGLDVTLPTVLDEDGVARFAAAGPVGEAAAAILQQYLDHARTSYGTTGVVVHDALALIEAIVPGTLGTVRRDVVVDTTRGAGRGQTLVDRRSVSAAPTAVDVAERVDSPAAVEFLVSRLADLAARVG; encoded by the coding sequence GTGGCCCCGTCTCCCCCGCGACCCCTGGTGATCGACACCGACCCCGGCATCGACGACGCGCTGGCGATCCTGCTGGCGCTGGCCAGCCCGGAGGTGGACCTGCGCCTGGTCACCACCGTGCACGGCAACGTCGAGCTGCCGCAGACGACGGAGAACGCGCTGCGGGTGCTGCACCTGGCCGGCCGCTGCGACGTCCCGGTGGCCGCCGGCGCCGCCGAGTCGCTGGTCTACCCGCAGCCCGAGCGGGCCGGGCACGTGCACGGGACCGCCGGGCTCGGCGGGGTGCAGCTGCCGCCCTCGCCGGCCGGCGTCGACCCGCGGCCGGCCGTGGTCGTCCTCGCCGAGCTGCTCCTGGCCTCCGAGACGCCGGTGACCGTGGCCGCGATCGGCCCGTGGACGAACGTCGCGCTCCTGCTGGCCACCTATCCCGAGGCGGCGGAGCGGATCGACCGGCTGGTGCTCATGGGCGGGTCGGCCGGCCGCGGCGGCAACGTGACCGCGGCCGCGGAGTTCAACGTCTGGGCCGACCCGGAGGCCGCCGCGCGGGTCCTCGGCTCGACGGTGCCCACGGTGCTCGTCGGCCTCGACGTCACGCTGCCCACGGTGCTCGACGAGGACGGCGTCGCCCGCTTCGCCGCGGCCGGGCCGGTCGGGGAGGCCGCGGCGGCGATCCTGCAGCAGTACCTCGACCACGCCCGGACGTCGTACGGGACCACCGGTGTCGTCGTCCACGACGCGCTGGCGCTCATCGAGGCGATCGTGCCCGGGACGCTGGGCACCGTGCGCCGCGACGTCGTCGTCGACACCACCCGCGGCGCGGGGCGCGGGCAGACGCTGGTCGACCGGCGGTCGGTGTCGGCCGCCCCGACGGCCGTCGACGTCGCCGAGCGCGTGGACAGCCCGGCCGCCGTCGAGTTCCTGGTCAGCCGGCTCGCCGACCTGGCCGCCCGGGTGGGCTGA
- a CDS encoding APC family permease, translating into MTDQPAGRATGATTGTPTGTTPGTADPDTKLRRAVTGPLLYLFILGDVLGAGVYALVGEVAGEVGGAIWVPLLAALVLALLTAGSYAELVTKYPRAGGSAVFAERAFRSPLVAFLVGFCMLAAGVTSAAGLALAFAGDYLGVFLDVPAAPAAVVFLLLVALLNARGIRESLRANLVMTLVETSGLVLVVVLGAVVLGRGDGDPGRALEFPPGVSAATAVLSAALLAYYSFVGFETSANVAEEVRDVRRVYPRALFGSLLTAGVVYVLVGLAAAVVLPPSELAGSSGPLLEVVRAADAGVPDRLFSAVALIAVANGALLTMIMASRMAYGLAEQRLLPAVLGRVLPQRRTPWVAIAVTTLVAMGLTLVGDLATLANTVVLLLLFVFLSTNTAVLVLRRDRVEADHFRVPAVVPVLAIASCFLLLWQQTALTWGLAGLLLAVGVVLYLVTAVPRRRAEARRRDDVRVG; encoded by the coding sequence GTGACCGACCAGCCAGCAGGGCGCGCGACCGGCGCGACGACCGGCACACCGACCGGGACGACGCCCGGCACGGCCGACCCCGACACCAAGCTGCGCCGCGCCGTCACCGGCCCGCTGCTCTACCTGTTCATCCTCGGCGACGTCCTCGGTGCCGGCGTGTACGCCCTGGTCGGGGAGGTGGCCGGCGAGGTCGGCGGCGCCATCTGGGTGCCGCTGCTGGCCGCGCTGGTGCTGGCCCTGCTGACGGCGGGCTCCTACGCCGAGCTGGTCACCAAGTACCCGCGCGCCGGCGGGTCCGCGGTCTTCGCCGAGCGGGCGTTCCGGTCCCCGCTGGTGGCCTTCCTCGTCGGCTTCTGCATGCTCGCCGCGGGCGTCACCAGCGCGGCCGGCCTGGCGCTGGCCTTCGCCGGTGACTACCTGGGCGTCTTCCTCGACGTGCCCGCCGCCCCGGCCGCGGTGGTGTTCCTGCTGCTGGTGGCGCTGCTCAACGCCCGCGGGATCCGCGAGTCGCTGCGCGCGAACCTGGTGATGACGCTGGTGGAGACCTCGGGGCTGGTGCTCGTCGTCGTCCTCGGCGCGGTCGTCCTCGGCCGGGGCGACGGCGACCCCGGCCGGGCGCTGGAGTTCCCGCCCGGGGTGTCGGCGGCCACGGCGGTGCTCTCGGCGGCGCTGCTGGCCTACTACTCCTTCGTCGGGTTCGAGACCTCGGCCAACGTGGCAGAGGAGGTCCGCGACGTGCGGCGGGTGTACCCGCGGGCACTGTTCGGGTCGCTGCTCACCGCAGGGGTGGTGTACGTGCTCGTCGGGCTCGCCGCCGCCGTGGTGCTGCCCCCGTCGGAGCTGGCCGGCTCGAGCGGGCCGCTCCTGGAGGTCGTGCGGGCCGCCGATGCCGGCGTCCCCGACCGGCTGTTCAGCGCGGTCGCCCTGATCGCCGTCGCCAACGGCGCCCTGCTCACGATGATCATGGCCAGCCGCATGGCGTACGGCCTGGCCGAGCAGCGGCTGCTGCCCGCCGTCCTCGGGCGCGTGCTGCCGCAGCGGCGCACGCCCTGGGTGGCCATCGCCGTCACCACGCTGGTGGCCATGGGCCTGACCCTGGTCGGCGACCTGGCCACCCTGGCCAACACCGTGGTGCTCCTGCTGCTGTTCGTGTTCCTCAGCACCAACACCGCGGTGCTGGTGCTGCGCCGCGACCGCGTCGAGGCCGACCACTTCCGCGTGCCCGCCGTCGTCCCCGTCCTGGCCATCGCCTCCTGCTTCCTGCTGCTGTGGCAGCAGACGGCGCTCACCTGGGGCCTGGCCGGGCTCCTGCTGGCCGTCGGCGTGGTGCTGTACCTGGTCACCGCGGTGCCGCGCCGCCGGGCGGAGGCCCGCCGGCGGGACGACGTCCGGGTCGGCTGA